AATAGTTCCGGCCGAAATTACGATTGCTTAAATTCTTGAAGGGCAGCCATTGCAAGCTCTGCCTTCTCTGTCTGAACAAAGATGTGGTCATGATAATAGGCAGCGATGACGTTGGCGCTGATACCGTGATGAGCTAGCTTTTGTGCAACTGCGGCTGTAAGGCCAACAGCGTCCAGGCTCGAATGGACGGTTAATGTGATTGAGGAAAAAGTAGATTCATAAGCGAGGTTGTGTTCCATCGCTTGGTTCTCGGGAATCACTAAGGTGAGCCCCTCATCTTCTGCGAATGACGCCAGTGGCTTGAGATTGGAGAAATCTCCGTACGAGCCTTGGACGCAGCAAAATACATACGAGATTGGTGAAAGCCTGGGAGCAATAGAACTCAAGAGTTCTTCCAAATTTGTCTTACCCGCCATGTTGATTCCTTGTTGTTGTCTTTTCGGCCAGTCCAGCGTTGAGACTATAACCACTTTCGGTACCGCTGCGACAAGGCGTTGTTTGGTGTTTCTCACGGGCATCCACGTTCTATTCATCCGATTTGAGAGCTCGTAGGTTCATTTTTAACAACTAGCACCAAAAGTTAGGCTCAAATACGCTATACTCTGTGGCGGGAGGTGGCCATGGGCGTATTTCGCAAGAATCTCATTACCAACGATTGGGTGATGTTTGCCCCGAATCGTTCGGCCCGTCCTGTAGAGCTGAGCGGTAAAGAAGAAGCTGACCAGCTGCAACAGCTTTTGGCAAGACCAGCTTACAAAGAGAGCTGCCCCTTCTGCCCAGGAAACGAAGATCCGCAAAGCTGTGAACCATTTCGAATTGGGACTGACTCAAATTGGGATGTTAGGGTTTTGGAAAATAAATATGCCAGCGTAGACCGCAAGCTTCATCCAAATTTGAAACAGAACGGACTCCATGCCGAGATGGAGGGCTTTGGCATTCACGATGTGATTATCGATAATCGCCGACACAACTCAACGATGGCACTTTTTTCACAGGAGGAGGCGCGTCTTTTGTTGCTTGGTTATCGTGAGCATTTCAATGCTGTAGCCTGCCTGGAACACATCAAGCACGTGGTCCTATTCAAGAATCAAGGATTTAAGGCGGGCGGGTCTCTTGAGCATCCACATTCGCAAATTTATGGGATGCCGGTGGTTCCATTCGAAGCGCAGGTGAGACACCGTGAGATGCAGAAATATTTCGAGAAGAATAAGCGTTGCCTCTTAGGAGACTTGATGAAGCAAGAACTCTCCGAACGAGATCGAATCCTTTACGAGAATGATGATTTTGTGAGCTGGATTCCTTACGCTGCGCTGAGCCCTTACCATATTTGGATTGTCCCGAAGCGCCAGGCCGCCTCGTTTGGGAGCATTTCGGATACGGAGCTTAGTTCTCTGGCGGATATGATGCGTCATACTTTCCATATGTCGTTCCATGCTTTACGCA
The genomic region above belongs to Deltaproteobacteria bacterium and contains:
- a CDS encoding ACT domain-containing protein produces the protein MAGKTNLEELLSSIAPRLSPISYVFCCVQGSYGDFSNLKPLASFAEDEGLTLVIPENQAMEHNLAYESTFSSITLTVHSSLDAVGLTAAVAQKLAHHGISANVIAAYYHDHIFVQTEKAELAMAALQEFKQS
- the galT gene encoding galactose-1-phosphate uridylyltransferase: MGVFRKNLITNDWVMFAPNRSARPVELSGKEEADQLQQLLARPAYKESCPFCPGNEDPQSCEPFRIGTDSNWDVRVLENKYASVDRKLHPNLKQNGLHAEMEGFGIHDVIIDNRRHNSTMALFSQEEARLLLLGYREHFNAVACLEHIKHVVLFKNQGFKAGGSLEHPHSQIYGMPVVPFEAQVRHREMQKYFEKNKRCLLGDLMKQELSERDRILYENDDFVSWIPYAALSPYHIWIVPKRQAASFGSISDTELSSLADMMRHTFHMSFHALRNMDFNYVFQSSTRKRDDDPAGRWYISVINHKKRRGGIEFAGGLFVNPLMPEAAAAKLRAVKTKPDP